A region from the Vicia villosa cultivar HV-30 ecotype Madison, WI linkage group LG3, Vvil1.0, whole genome shotgun sequence genome encodes:
- the LOC131593319 gene encoding calcium-dependent protein kinase 10-like: MGNCNACLKSDVVGSDRKSTDPNRGKKGRKTKPNPYSDESLNSSATIRVLKDSNPRNRIGDKYILGRELGRGEFGITYLCTDKETKQELACKSISKRKLRTAVDVEDVRREAAIMATLPEHPNIVKLKATYEDDENVHLVMELCEGGELFDRIVARGHYSERAAANVARTIAEVVRMCHANGVVHRDLKPENFLFANKKENSPLKAIDFGLSVFFKPGIVLYSIVYC, encoded by the coding sequence ATGGGGAACTGCAACGCGTGTTTAAAGTCAGACGTAGTCGGTTCAGACCGGAAATCAACCGACCCGAACCGGggtaaaaaaggaagaaaaaccaAACCGAACCCATACTCCGACGAATCGTTAAACTCATCAGCAACGATTCGTGTTCTAAAGGATTCAAATCCGCGAAACCGAATCGGAGATAAATATATACTAGGCCGTGAGCTCGGTCGCGGTGAATTCGGTATAACGTATCTATGTACGGACAAAGAGACGAAGCAGGAGTTGGCTTGCAAGTCGATTTCGAAGAGGAAGTTGAGGACGGCGGTGGATGTGGAGGATGTTCGGCGGGAGGCGGCGATCATGGCGACGTTGCCGGAGCATCCGAATATTGTGAAGCTGAAGGCGACTTATGAGGATGATGAGAATGTTCATCTTGTTATGGAGTTGTGTGAAGGGGGTGAGTTGTTTGATAGGATTGTTGCGAGGGGGCATTATAGTGAACGCGCTGCGGCGAATGTTGCGAGGACTATTGCGGAAGTTGTGAGGATGTGTCATGCGAATGGGGTTGTGCATAGGGATCTTAAGCCGGAGAATTTTCTTTTTGCTAATAAGAAGGAGAATTCTCCGCTTAAAGCTATTGATTTTGGCCTCTCTGTTTTCTTCAAGCCTGGTATTGTTTTGTATTCTATTGTTTATTGTTAA